The Pochonia chlamydosporia 170 chromosome 1, whole genome shotgun sequence genome window below encodes:
- a CDS encoding 6,7-dimethyl-8-ribityllumazine synthase (similar to Metarhizium robertsii ARSEF 23 XP_007820209.1), protein MSSLKGPTPQQHDGSGLRIGIVHARWNDSVIAPLVAGAKEKLLACGVKESNIVIQSCPGSFELPFAVQRLFSASQIQSTAAGGPSATDLLASSTTDLTSLPSGAASGAFDAIIAIGVLIKGETMHFEYIADAVSHGLMRVQLDTGVPVIFGVLTVLTDEQAQARAGIDGKGHNHGEDWGLAAVEMGVKRKEWTQGKIEG, encoded by the exons ATGTCTTCTCTCAAAGGTCCTACTCCCCAGCAGCACGACGGCTCCGGCCTCCGCATCGGCATCGTCCATGCCCGTTGGAACGACTCCGTCATTGCTCCCCTCGTCGCCGGAGCCAAGGAGAAGTTGCTTGCCTGTGGTGTCAAGGAGTCGAATATCGTGATCCAGTCGTGCCCAGGATCGTTTGAGCTTCCCTTTGCTGTTCAAAG ACTCTTCTCTGCCTCCCAGATCCAGTCCACTGCTGCCGGAGGCCCGTCAGCAACTGATTTGCTCGCTTCATCAACGACCGATTTGACGTCTTTGCCCAGCGGTGCTGCCTCTGGCGCCTTTGACGCCATAATTGCTATTGGTGTTCTCATCAAGGGCGAAACCATGCACTTCGAATACATTGCCGACGCGGTGTCCCATGGGCTCATGCGAGTACAACTTGATACTGGTGTCCCCGTCATTTTCGGTGTCTTGACCGTTCTTACTGACGAGCAGGCCCAGGCTCGCGCCGGTATTGACGGCAAGGGCCACAACCATGGCGAAGACTGGGGACTGGCTGCAGTTGAAATGGGTGTCAAACGGAAAGAGTGGACTCAGGGAAAGATTGAGGGATAG
- a CDS encoding cation diffusion facilitator 10 (similar to Pyrenophora tritici-repentis Pt-1C-BFP XP_001931435.1) → MSSPNYRPSPVRRPSLLSLDDNHHHYPLATRTGTLASLIRSRSQQSLVGSWPPPPPSHRHGSDDEEAGLWMRHDEDDAIERLLKDENRLSQILKGPLARSMNLIGKSNPRYRWERYWKHEDELKTMKKPIREYYERTNELIEQYMYIDCLLDSSIPHDLLNEYNAELEASAFKPIDVPATITEEPNTSQFFSASASLSASLSASLDHHQQISGSYGTINGHGNGNVSSSPIDDNTKQVALPQKRTPKDIFRSSENLPLLRHHHDDSEDEEQSTHAPVTSNSSDSGPRPNLPWLEDADIDSDDPIVTLAIWVNMVANIILLVGKVVVIISVPSMSVLASLVDAVLDFLSTAIVWTTTRLISAGQQDQHHYPVGRRRLEPVGVLVFSVIMVTSFVQVGLECIQRLANPEHEILQLGTPAIIIMIVTIVIKGGCWIWCRLVKNSSVRALAEDAKTDVIFNIGSIFFPIVGFYGRVWWLDAAGGLLLSLVVILTWSQTSAHHVRNLTGFSAQPDERNLLLYLTMRFATAIRQIQNLRAYHAGDKLFVEVDIVLSAVTPLKDSHDLSEVLTYFLESVPIVDRAFVHVDYTSYNAPTHMLKQSPA, encoded by the exons ATGAGCTCGCCAAATTACCGTCCCAGTCCGGTCCGCCGGCCCTCCCTCCTCTCTCTCGATGACAACCATCACCACTATCCGCTGGCTACTCGAACCGGTACTCTAGCCTCACTCATCCGCAGCCGGTCCCAGCAGAGCTTGGTGGGCTCTtggcctcctcctcctccgtccCATCGCCATGgcagtgacgatgaagaagccggTCTGTGGATGCGTcacgacgaagacgatgccATTGAACGCCTGCTCAAGGATGAAAATCGTCTAAGTCAGATTCTCAAGGGTCCGTTGGCCAGGAGCATGAACCTTATTGGTAAAAGCAATCCACGATATCGGTGGGAGCGTTACTGGAAACATGAGGATGAGTTGAAGACCATGAAGAAACCCAT ACGAGAATACTATGAGCGAACAAATGAACTCATTGAGCAATACATGTACATTGACTGTCTGTTAGACTCGTCAATCCCCCACGACTTACTCAACGAGTACAATGCCGAGCTTGAAGCATCTGCCTTTAAGCCCATAGACGTTCcagccaccatcaccgaAGAACCCAATACTTCTCAATTCTTCTCCGCTTCCGCGTCATTATCAGCCTCTCTCTCGGCATCCTtggaccaccaccagcagaTTTCCGGTTCTTACGGCACCATCAACGGACACGGAAATGGCAATGTAAGCAGTTCCCCCATCGACGACAACACTAAGCAAGTGGCGTTGCCGCAAAAGCGAACACCAAAGGACATCTTTCGGTCTTCTGAAAATCTGCCCTTATTGAGACATCACCACGATGAcagcgaggacgaggagcagTCTACTCATGCTCCCGTCACATCCAACTCGAGCGATTCTGGTCCGCGACCGAATCTCCCCTGGCTTGAAGACGCCGACATTGACAGCGACGATCCCATTGTCACCCTCGCCATCTGGGTGAACATGGTTGCCAACATTATCCTTCTGGTTGGAAAAGTCGTCGTCATTATATCCGTACCTTCCATGTCCGTTCTCGCCAGTTTGGTCGACGCCGTTCTCGACTTTCTCAGCACGGCCATTGTGTGGACAACAACACGGCTCATCTCGGCAGGGCAACAAGACCAGCATCATTATCCCGTAGGACGTCGTCG TTTGGAACCCGTCGGAGTGCTAGTCTTCTCCGTCATCATGGTCACATCCTTTGTTCAAGTCGGTCTCGAATGTATTCAACGCTTAGCCAATCCCGAACACGAGATTCTTCAGCTCGGCACTCCCgctatcatcatcatgatcGTCACCATTGTCATCAAAGGCGGATGCTGGATCTGGTGTAGATTGGTTAAAAACTCTAGCGTCCGAGCCCT AGCCGAAGACGCAAAGACCGACGTCATTTTCAACATTGGCtccatcttcttccccatTG TCGGCTTCTACGGACGAGTTTGGTGGCTCGACGCCGCAGGAGgtctcctcctctccctggTCGTGATTCTCACATGGAGCCAAACATCCGCCCATCATGTGCGCAACCTCACCGGTTTCTCGGCGCAGCCTGATGAGCGCAATCTCCTTCTCTACCTTACCATGCGCTTCGCAACTGCAATCCGACAGATCCAGAATCTGCGCGCCTACCACGCTGGCGATAAGCTGTTTGTTGAAGTGGATATTGTCTTGTCGGCAGTTACGCCGCTCAAGGATAGCCACGACTTGAGTGAAGTGTTGACTTATTTCCTGGAGTCGGTGCCTATTGTGGATAGGGCCTTTGTGCACGTGGACTATACGAGCTACAATGCTCCAACACATATGCTTAAACAGAGCCCTGCGTAG
- a CDS encoding phosphatidylinositol 4-kinase (similar to Coccidioides immitis RS XP_001240308.1), whose protein sequence is MTRDIRSRALERIAALSAESSTTSFDKSDLDKLCRACHSARGREYNHGGYSTKQAGSLGRIPMSIREFEVLLALCKTAPNIKSSQSAQKLSYRLIPYILEAHAQVFAPSPFFRKVEPSPTESLAFHLTAALLSLGTNYIDLKETVADGIWAFTNACGRATESVLSPQSGDPESLPVDDAIRTVTIALALLGFLDAASAQADFWNAGGRLGLIQKFNQLLSEPFLVAVETSLSTIRNTHSQTNEVREWKRLLRHYASHGRPLGAMIIQRSFMWLVLSSTSLMVADGPALRKQHVLDLLMSGDGAAVMEQRHLLDGDVRSVEVYASITTDQMDYLEAGADFVRLGSPDQQKLAYDVKSAAMVAFLNCSLLHENGADSDVLMGWLQETLEDPLQMSDPSLASVVLRCMALICRISPSYSSAVSRALPRFLVQTAPHGDSTKVASTSLAFVLKMLSKDAIISTLYTLGNVLSPDSDEIAHGLTNGTTSNEEVAAGGYNRRHSTGSSISLLMNGEQETAIVYGNVVQAICTIATTSGDEKIIALAQSMLLQKLDKVNASVDTKVISGAAKLSLHGGQLEFRSLLKMYSRICHIGVVDHKDFLLTAVMKARTYISANLRRDSSLFNIYWEHLLDAVISLGDAESPHHTKESDVQLAAQEIAELLHPLAVFMASNDVASNPIDVDETYSLLKDAWFNIVVHGFTTTTDRGKKYINELRTIAVHSPPLVAGERTEVVESDIELNTVLRRANSGEREAAQKKLLTELIPSKASDIKGLSYRKVIFLQAAYLVESLRADSGDCTKVLSYFLEPSMRKGEVSSTMEGIAAAVVEKYLKKTLGGSEPTFSAQYAAEQLATIFCICCHRIERVQQAAFTCADRIIRDVPSALCQRKSLFALLELLSLMWSSCLEAETDLYAPRSMFKSEIGKVMVELSDDYDFRRWTLDHLNRKAKVWVNAAISLAPMDVKGLLQTYLSEFDDEGAYGHISLGRSFALELGSIIPSTDNRLQSLERVGSCEINTASDLIAQYTTRQEYRYGETLPDRGTELISFMNVNRRTSFSQSNVTESANAATALAHVEARILSKKATSLNEVRDILRRAAALLCRTHRDESAVARYLVSIPFALFTKQSIKTGVSLWLGVMNENPRLEPKLLNSIAQQWEFTISRKVGLFSSALAHPDPFFLKEEFAPSDLELMAKKRQAIHDVLSPHARLLHFFTSHFNATRLGSRDTQRVFLRMLDLTLTALKGTSSHPMSRELRFQLVLFGLKVLRSSTTIGATAQWRLKDKILSAGLGWFRNAPKWSFGSNILQLKTEVRLIADVLVAMKVVSFIGAHTVGNVKSLQAKEQLLQLLLENEQSRLAVWISPLSQQGLQLSAQNTSKSSIENALIPLVKTAWQQDPSIAIELTTRFNFPRLHRDVRQLVLSAPDKAVSDPEALPLIFGGHLPDDVNIQLKYLLVWEPLNPLTAVTLFMPAYKHHPFIIQYAMRALESHSVDVTFFYVPQIVQTLRYDALGYVERYILETAQFSQLFAHQIIWNMKANSYKDDDAQVPDEIKPTLDGVMTKMVDSFAALDRDFYEREFAFFDEVTGISGKLKPLIKRPKPEKKQKIEEELRKIKVEVGVYLPSNPDGVVIGIDRKSGKPLQSHAKAPYLATFRIRKNKSGGNDVLNADAPEQAPKKGQDEQGQQQQLQQQQQQYQDNIIEVWQSAIFKVGDDCRQDVLALQMISAFRGIFHSVGLDVYVFPYRVTATAPGCGVIDVLPNSISRDMLGREAVNGLYDYFISKYGNEDSLRFQRARNNFVKSMAAYSVISFLLQFKDRHNGNIMIDDAGHILHIDFGFCFDIAPGGIKFERAPFKLTSEMVAVMGGSTDHQSFKWFEELCVKSFLASRQYCEKLSQIVLLMMDSGLPCFKPESVKHFKERFVLDKTEREAANFMKGLIKTSYSSYSTGVYDQFQLLTNGIPY, encoded by the exons ATGACGCGAGACATTCGCTCTAGAGCGCTGGAGCGCATAGCTGCGCTCTCTGCGGAGAGCTCCACGACGTCCTTTGACAAGTCCGACCTTGACAAGCTGTGTCGAGCCTGTCACTCGGCGCGAGGCCGAGAATATAACCATGGTGGTTACAGTACGAAGCAGGCCGGTTCCCTGGGCCGAATTCCAATG TCCATCCGCGAATTCGAGGTTCTCCTGGCCCTTTGCAAGACCGCACCAAATATCAAATCAAGCCAAAGCGCACAAAAACTTTCGTACCGTCTCATTCCTTACATCCTCGAAGCACACGCTCAAGTATTTGCGCCTTCCCCATTTTTTCGTAAAGTCGAGCCTTCCCCCACCGAGTCCCTGGCCTTTCATCTTACTGCCGCCCTGCTGTCTCTCGGCACCAACTACATCGACCTCAAGGAGACTGTGGCTGATGGAATTTGGGCGTTTACCAATGCTTGTGGGAGGGCGACCGAGAGCGTGCTCTCGCCACAGTCAGGAGACCCCGAGAGCCTTCCCGTCGACGATGCAATTCGAACTGTGACTATTGCCCTGGCTCTCCTGGGTTTTTTGGACGCCGCGTCTGCCCAGGCCGACTTTTGGAATGCCGGAGGCAGGTTGGGACTCATCCAAAAATTCAACCAGCTCTTGTCTGAGCCATTTCTCGTGGCAGTTGAGACGTCTCTGTCCACCATTCGAAACACTCACAGTCAGACCAATGAAGTTCGGGAGTGGAAGCGATTGCTGCGCCATTATGCGTCTCACGGCCGGCCACTAGGCGCCATGATTATCCAACGCAGCTTCATGTGGCTTGTACTCTCCAGCACCTCGTTGATGGTTGCTGATGGCCCGGCCCTTCGGAAGCAGCATGTGCTTGACTTGCTCATGTCGGGAGACGGGGCAGCCGTGATGGAACAGCGACATTTACTGGACGGGGACGTCAGATCAGTTGAAGTATatgccagcatcaccaccgacCAAATGGACTACCTCGAGGCCGGAGCCGATTTCGTTCGCCTGGGCTCACCGGACCAGCAAAAGTTGGCATatgatgtcaagtctgccGCCATGGTTGCCTTCTTGAACTGCTCACTTCTCCACGAGAATGGGGCTGATTCTGACGTTCTCATGGGTTGGCTCCAGGAGACCTTGGAAGACCCATTGCAAATGTCTGATCCGAGCCTTGCTTCGGTTGTTTTGCGGTGCATGGCTCTGATTTGCCGAATATCACCGTCCTACTCGTCTGCTGTCAGCCGTGCTCTTCCTCGCTTCCTGGTTCAGACGGCGCCGCACGGTGACTCGACCAAGGTCGCCTCGACAAGTCTGGCCTTTGttttgaagatgttgtccaAGGATGCCATCATTAGTACCCTTTACACATTGGGAAATGTGTTGAGCCCTGACTCGGATGAAATTGCCCATGGTCTCACCAAtggcaccaccagcaacgaAGAAGTCGCGGCTGGAGGGTACAATCGCCGTCACTCTACGGGTAGCTCCATTTCACTCTTGATGAATGGCGAGCAAGAAACTGCCATTGTCTACGGCAACGTGGTGCAAGCCATTTGCACCATTGCCACAACCTCTGGTGACGAAAAGATTATCGCCCTGGCGCAGTCCATGTTGTTGCAAAAGCTCGACAAGGTCAATGCCAGTGTTGATACCAAGGTCATCTCTGGCGCGGCCAAGCTTTCGCTTCACGGTGGGCAGCTAGAGTTCCGGTCGTTGCTCAAAATGTACAGCAGGATTTGCCATATCGGCGTCGTTGACCACAAGGATTTCCTCCTGACCGCCGTCATGAAGGCTCGCACGTACATCTCGGCCAACTTGCGTCGCGACTCATCCCTCTTTAATATTTACTGGGAGCATTTGCTTGACGCCGTCATTTCGCTGGGTGATGCCGAATCTCCACACCATACCAAGGAGTCAGACGTTCAGCTAGCCGCCCAGGAGATTGCAGAGCTTTTGCACCCCCTGGCAGTCTTCATGGCCAGTAATGACGTGGCATCAAACCCCATTGACGTTGACGAGACGTACTCTCTGCTCAAGGATGCGTGGTTCAATATTGTTGTGCACGGATTCACCACGACAACTGATCGAGGTAAAAAGTACATCAACGAGCTCCGAACCATTGCCGTTCACTCACCTCCGTTGGTTGCTGGAGAGCGAACGGAAGTAGTGGAGAGTGACATTGAGCTCAACACGGTGCTGAGACGCGCAAACAGCGGCGAACGAGAAGCGGCGCAAAAGAAGCTTCTGACTGAGCTGATCCCGTCCAAGGCGTCCGACATTAAAGGCCTCAGTTACCGTAAAGTCATATTCCTCCAGGCTGCCTACCTCGTCGAAAGTCTCCGTGCCGACTCCGGCGACTGCACAAAAGTCTTGTCCTACTTCTTGGAGCCCAGCATGCGCAAGGGAGAGGTCAGCAGCACAATGGAAGGCATCGCAGCGGCTGTTGTCGAAAAGTATCTCAAGAAGACGTTGGGTGGTTCGGAGCCAACCTTTTCGGCACAGTATGCGGCAGAACAGCTCGCAACCATCTTTTGCATCTGCTGCCATCGCATTGAACGTGTgcaacaagcagcattcACATGCGCAGACCGCATCATTCGGGACGTCCCGTCAGCCCTGTGCCAGAGAAAGTCgctttttgcccttcttgagCTGTTATCTCTCATGTGGTCAAGTTGTCTCGAGGCCGAAACCGATCTTTACGCACCTCGGTCCATGTTCAAGTCTGAAATTGGAAAGGTCATGGTGGAATTGTCCGACGACTACGATTTCCGCCGATGGACCCTAGATCATCTCAACCGCAAGGCCAAAGTTTGGGTCAATGCCGCCATCAGTCTGGCTCCGATGGACGTCAAGGGCTTGCTGCAGACGTACCTGTCTGAATTCGATGACGAGGGTGCCTATGGACATATTTCTCTGGGCAGATCGTTTGCGCTGGAACTTGGGTCTATCATCCCATCTACCGACAACCGGCTACAGTCGCTGGAAAGGGTCGGCTCTTGTGAGATTAACACGGCCTCCGATCTTATTGCCCAGTACACCACGAGACAAGAATATCGATATGGGGAGACGTTGCCAGACCGCGGGACGGAGCTCATTAGCTTCATGAATGTGAATCGGCGAACGTCGTTTTCCCAGTCCAATGTGACGGAGAGCGCCAATGCCGCCACGGCCCTGGCCCACGTTGAGGCTCGCATCCTAAGCAAAAAGGCGACGTCCTTGAACGAAGTCCGTGACATTTTGAGGCGGGCGGCGGCGTTACTCTGCCGCACCCATCGCGACGAGTCGGCAGTCGCCCGCTATCTAGTGAGCATCCCATTTGCATTGTTCACCAAGCAGTCCATCAAGACGGGTGTCTCGTTATGGCTCGGCGTGATGAATGAGAATCCGCGACTGGAACCAAAACTCTTGAATAGCATTGCCCAGCAGTGGGAGTTTACCATTTCACGCAAAGTTGGGCTCTTTAGCTCGGCATTGGCTCACCCTGACCCATTCTTCCTCAAGGAGGAGTTTGCGCCAAGCGACTTGGAgctcatggccaagaagcgGCAGGCAATTCACGATGTGCTGTCGCCGCACGCCCGTCTGTTGCACTTTTTTACCAGCCATTTCAATGCCACTCGCCTCGGTAGCCGGGATACCCAACGGGTGTTTTTGCGCATGCTGGACCTCACCCTGACTGCCCTCAAGGGGACGTCTTCGCACCCCATGTCTCGCGAGTTGCGGTTCCAGCTAGTATTGTTTGGCCTCAAAGTGCTTCGTTCGAGCACCACGATTGGGGCAACGGCCCAGTGGAGgctcaaggacaagattTTATCGGCCGGCCTAGGCTGGTTCAGGAATGCCCCCAAGTGGTCCTTTGGCAGCAACATTCTGCAATTGAAGACCGAGGTCCGCTTGATTGCCGACGTATTGGTCGCCATGAAGGTGGTGTCCTTTATAGGGGCCCATACCGTCGGCAATGTCAAATCGCTACAGGCCAAGgagcagctgcttcaacTGCTGCTGGAGAATGAGCAGTCACGACTTGCTGTCTGGATCAGCCCCCTCAGTCAGCAGGGACTGCAATTGTCGGCCCAAAACACGTCAAAGTCGTCTATTGAGAACGCCCTGATCCCGCTGGTCAAGACGGCCTGGCAGCAGGATCCTTCAATTGCTATTGAGCTAACAACGAGATTCAACTTTCCGCGCCTTCACAGGGACGTTAGGCAGCTGGTCTTGTCAGCCCCCGATAAGGCCGTCTCTGATCCTGAGGCCCTGCCCTTGATATTCGGTGGACATTTACCTGACGACGTCAACATTCAACTCAAG TACCTTCTCGTGTGGGAACCGCTCAACCCCCTTACGGCCGTAACCCTGTTTATGCCCGCCTACAAGCATCACCCATTCATTATCCAGTATGCCATGAGGGCACTAGAGAGCCACTCTGTGGACGTGACCTTTTTCTACGTCCCTCAGATTGTGCAGACCCTTCGATACGATGCCCTTGGCTACGTGGAGCGGTACATTTTGGAAACGGCGCAGTTCTCTCAGCTGTTTGCACATCAAATCATTTGGAACATGAAGGCAAACTCGTAcaaggatgacgatgctCAGGTGCCTGATGAGATCAAGCCAACGCTTGACGGTGTCATGACCAAGATGGTGGATAGCTTTGCTGCTCTGGACCGAGACTTTTACGAGCGAGAATTTGCCTTTTTCGACGAGGTGACGGGCATTTCCGGCAAGCTCAAGCCGCTCATCAAGCGACCCAAGCCtgaaaagaagcaaaagatTGAAGAGGAGCTTCGGAAGATCAAGGTTGAAGTCGGCGTCTATCTTCCGAGTAATCCTGACGGTGTCGTTATTGGCATTGACCGCAAGTCTGGTAAGCCTCTTCAGAGTCACGCCAAGGCTCCCTACCTGGCCACATTCCGTATTCGAAAGAACAAGAGTGGCGGGAACGACGTTCTTAATGCGGATGCTCCCGAACAAGCGCCCAAAAAGGGACAAGACGAGcagggccagcagcagcaactgcagcagcaacagcaacaatacCAGGACAACATCATCGAGGTGTGGCAGTCTGCTATTttcaaggttggtgatgattgCCGACAAGACGTTTTGGCTCTTCAAATGATTTCTGCATTCCGTGGCATCTTTCACAGCGTGGGGTTGGATGTCTACGTCTTCCCGTACCGCGTCACCGCCACTGCTCCTGGATGTGGTGTTATTGATGTACTGCCCAATTCCATCTCCCGTGATATGCTCGGCCGAGAAGCAGTCAATGGCCTCTATGACTACTTCATCTCAAAGTACGGCAACGAGGACTCGCTCCGCTTCCAACGGGCCCGCAACAACTTTGTGAAATCCATGGCTGCGTATTCCGTCATTTCATTTTTGCTGCAGTTCAAGGACCGACACAACGGTAACATCATGATTGACGATGCCGGCCACATCCTGCACATTGACTTTGGTTTCTGCTTTGACATTGCACCCGGAGGTATCAAGTTCGAGCGCGCCCCGTTCAAACTGACCAGCGAAATGGTGGCCGTCATGGGTGGCTCGACCGACCACCAGAGTTTCAAGTGGTTCGAAGAACTCTGTGTCAAGTCGTTCCTCGCTAGCAGACAGTACTGCGAGAAACTCAGCCAGATTGTGCTGCTCATGATGGACAGTGGTCTGCCGTGCTTCAAGCCAGAGAGCGTCAAGCATTTCAAGGAGCGATTTGTGCTGGACAAGACGGAGAGGGAGGCAGCAAACTTTATGAAGGGCTTGATCAAGACGAGCTACTCGAGCTACAGCACCGGCGTCTACGACCAGTTCCAGCTGCTGACCAATGGTATCCCTTATTAG
- a CDS encoding proteosome beta subunit protease (similar to Trichoderma reesei QM6a XP_006966364.1), which translates to MAAMFSQNPVMNGPNYSFSDAPKTHGEPREHRFNPYTDNGGSTLGIAGADFTIMAGDTRHTSGYSINSRMAPKVFRIGGSNASQDDATIVLSVCGFAADGAALRDQLDTICKIYRYRHGKPMTLNACAKRLSTILYQKRFFPYYVTAMLGGLDEEGKGAVYSYDPVGSYEREQCRAGGAAGSLIMPFLDNQVNFKNQYIPGSGEGHDLKERERHPLSRSQVETIIKDAFDGAVERHIEVGDALQMLVITKDGIEETVLPMKKD; encoded by the exons ATGGCCGCCATGTTCAGCCAAAACCCGGTCATGAATGGCCCAAATTACTCCTTCTCGGATGCCCCCAAGACGCATGGGGAGCCTCGTGAGCACCGCTTCAATCC CTACACCGACAATGGCGGTTCTACGCTGGGCATCGCCGGTGCCGACTtcaccatcatggctggaGACACCCGCCACACCAGCGGTTACAGCATCAACTCCCGAATGGCTCCCAAGGTTTTCAGAATTGGCGGCTCAAACGCATCGCAAGATGACGCCACGATTGTGCTCTCCGTCTGCGGCTTTGCTGCCGATGGCGCCGCCCTGCGAGACCAACTCGATACCATTTGCAAGATCTACCGCTACCGGCACGGCAAGCCAATGACGTTGAACGCCTGCGCCAAGCGGTTGTCGACGATTCTATACCAGAAGCGATTCTTCCCCTATTACGTAACAGCCATGTTGGGCggccttgatgaagaaggcaagggcGCTGTGTATTCGTACGATCCCGTTGGCAGCTACGAGCGAGAACAGTGTCGGGCCGGCGGTGCAGCAGGAAGCTTGATTATGCCCTTCCTTGATAACCAAGTCAACTTCAAGAATCAGTACATCCCCGGAAGCGGTGAAGGCCACGATCTCAAGGAGAGGGAGCGCCATCCTCTGTCCAGATCTCAAGTCGAGACCATTATCAAAGATGCCTTCGACGGTGCTGTGGAACGCCACattgaggttggtgatgccCTGCAGATGCTTGTCATTACCAAGGATGGCATTGAGGAGACCGTATTGCCAATGAAGAAGGATTGA